The DNA sequence tATTGATTAAATGGCTTATATAGATTTCACTGTTTAAATTGTAGGTCTAGCTATCTTTATGACATTCTCCATCAAACTCTTGCtcaaatggtaagaaaataaaagaatcagTCAAAAAGCCATGACTCTAAAAGAAAACTTTTAAAATCCATTTCATCAAAATTTTGTAAAACAAACAATATTAGAACATATTTATAAGGtgggaaaattatattttctccACAAAcattccttctccttcctttctcgtCAAATGGTACAACTGTAATAATTGCTTACTGCAACAGACCAATTTGAAAAGATTAATCTTTACCACAATCTACAGTGGTTTCTTAAGTTGCTGGGAACAAGATATTTATTTTAGCACTTCACACTTTCTAACATCAAGCATGAGGAAAGGATTTAAGGAAAgaaattcttcaatccatttgaaAGGTATTTCCACTGATAAACAAAACCTAAACAAGAAACAGACTATGCCAACAAAAAGTATGTAATATAGCAGAAACAAATTCCTACTTTCCATAGTTATccagaaagaaacaaaatacaACCTTGGGTGAGGATTCCCTTTGACCACTTTCTGTCCATACTTCCGCCACCGATAGCCATCATCCAAAAGATCTACTTCACTGGTTGTCTGCACAATAATCCTGGGTTCTGAAACTGTCCTCTGTGAAGAAGGTGGCTCTGAAATTTGTACCTCTGTGTGCCTAACCAGTAAGAGCACGGTTTTGTTAGAAATGCAATAAAACTAAAGAATCGTTAAGCATGAAAGGTGAATGTCTTCAGAAGCAAAATTACCGTCTCTTAGGATCAGGTTCAACCTCATCCCCTTCATGTGCTCTTGTTTCAGCATCACCCATTTCTTCCCCATCACTTGATTCAGATAATTGTTCTTGTGTGACTTGGCTAGATTCCTGATCTCTCCTAAAGACTGAAGAAGCAGGTAAAGTCTCACTTGATCTGCTTAAGCCCCCAGATTGAAACTGAGAACCAACTTCAGGATTCCCCTGAAAGTGTAAGTTTCCATTTTGATTTCCACTTTCTTTCCCTCGCTTGTTCGATTGAGGTCGCTGATGGTTGTGCTGACCCTTGTAGATAATCTCAGTTACTTGGCCATCAAGTGAACGCTCAACCTTTTTCTTGACTGGACAATTGGGGAAAGTACATTTATAGTAGCTCCGAGGATATTCACTGCCCTTCACCTGCTTCTGCCCATATTTCCGCCAATTGTAGCCATCATCAGCAGGCTTATCAACAGTAAGAGGTTGGGATCTCTGATCAGAATGAGACAAGTCTGATGATTCCATTACGTTGCTTTTGGAATCTGAAGATACGGGTGCATGTTCATGTGTAGTTGCATCAGAAGGAAAGGATGGATGTTGTGCCATTGAAGCTGTAGGAGCTGCTGATAGAGATGATGCATATTCAACTTGGCGGTGCATCTGAGATTGGGACTGAGCAGCCTGCGCTGTTACGTGCGCCAGGGCCTGTTGGTGGGAGATTCCAAAGGGCCCCTACAGAAcattcaccaaaaaataaaaaatgaacgcCTGATACCACTTGCAAGCATTGCTTTCTAGATATTAATGTGGTATAATAAAAGAGGTATTATAGAATGGTGACGATGACCATGAGGATAAATTTTGGAGATATTTGAGTAACAACAATTGATAAAGCATAGGATTTTCAAACCATCAACAGCTTAAGAAATGAAGATCAAATGAATCACATTGGAGCctcaaacatatatatatatatatatatatattattttatactACATGAACAAGatataaccaaaaaaaattccaattatACAAACATAACACCAACAGTGCATAGTATGAATTACATCGTAGTTTCAAGAAATAGTCGCTTACAAAATGCTAATACCATCTACTATCAAGTTCAAATTCGAGAAATAACAAAACCCCCAACACACATGGATTGGGCTTACCATGAGAAAATCCTCAGTTCTAACATAAATAGTTTCCACGGAAAATTCAGGCCCGCATGAATTGTCAAGCATCAATGAATATTCCATCTAAAATGTCACATGAGAGCTATAGTTCCATTTAATTAAAGCCCAATCCCAAACAACACAGTCTCTGAAATAACGCATAGAATTTGATTCAGAAAGGCAGTACTCAAGGCCATAACAGTTCATAGAAAGAAATTCCCCATTATGCAATGAAAATGTCATCGGAACCCAGCACTTCACTTCCAAACCAACCTTAGCATCCTCCTGCCCACAAAGTCCAAACATCAAGGAAATAAAAATCTGACTTTCGAAATGAAATCGCAGACTCTGAacatcaaaagaaggaaaaaatatgaCTTCTAAATCCAAACATCGAAGCAAAAAAGATGAAATCTCTATGCCACAGGAAGGCTAACTGAGTCCAACACAGAACAATAGAAACAGAGATCTCTCTCTATGCAACGGGAAGGGTAACTGAGTCAAACGAAGAACAATAGAAACAGAGATAAGTAATGGGTTGAACTTAAAACTTTGTACTTATTCATTACCTGACCAGGAGAGAAGAACCCAGGTGAATCAAGCAAGGTAGCAGGGCTTAAACCAGGTGGAACTGTAAAAAAATTGGACGGAGCAACCACCAAACTTAACGGATTACTCTGCTTAAGACGAGAATCTCTTTCAACTCCATCACCCGTATCCCTTCCCTTGGAAGAATTCTCCGTCAACAAGCTTGGTCTGAACCCCGTAACCGCCACCGGCGAACCCATAGCCCCAGCGAGAAGCTGAGAAAACGACCGGACATCCGACTCAGGATCATTATCAGagaagaaattagaaacaagcGTCATAGGACCAGGACTAGCACCAGCTCCTCCGATGAAGATATTCTCGAAAGAAGAACGTGGCGGCAGAGATAACGTAGGACGTGGAGGAGCAGTTGTTCTTGAAACTCCCCCTTCCTTTTGAGCCATTTCTGATGATTGTCTGCTTGTCCTTACTCTTAAGCCGCCATTGATGGATTCAGAAGAgcttttttcaagaaaaatcttCCTGGTTTTCCCTCTCGATGATCTTTTCACCTTCGTTTTGATTCAGCAGATCTGGAAATAAGTGGCAAATCCAAAAACAGAGAAGTCCACGACTCCAAAGGCGCGTAAAGTACCaaaccaataataataataaaaggtttttggctttttggctttttggctttttatttttaatttttaatttcggTATAAAAGATAATTTAAAATGACAAATCGTAACTAAATTCCTCtccaaattaaaactaaaatgaaatgcGGACACGATTAGAATCCAGAAGTCTTCCGTTAACTCCCTTACCCCTCCGATACGCGACTTGGGGAAATGATTCCGTGAGCCGCTAGGGTAGGGGAAAAATGGTGTAGATTAATTACAACTgttactttaattaattaatacagTTTAATGATTCTATTGTGACAAGTGAAGTGCTCTTTAGGGAAAACATTTGCTGATTTGGGAAATGTTTGGATTGTCCAGAATCCAGATGAATCTAACTGGTGTATTAGAACCTACTAGGGGAGAAGGTGGAACCACGTTAACTTTGCACCCACTTTGGAGATCATTCCAGAATAGAAACCCCCCCAATGGTGTGGGGCCCTTGAATGGAGATTGGGGAGAGGGAGGACAATCAAGGTCTATCACACATTCTCATAATAGATTTAAGGGTGGAGTCCCACCAGATATCATTGCCTTAGAGAATTCACCAGTAAGAGATAGGAGGCAGGAACAAGACAATTGGATGGATATCACATGCAAGTAAAAGGGTTCAATTATAACGAAATCCTacttcatattttgtagggaaaatTCTTGTCACTTCCCCAATGTTTATCTTATAATTATTTAAagggaggaggttaggtatgtCCTCGATTTTTCTAGTTCAATCAATAAGAAGATTGGGATAAAAGAGGCGTAGAGAACTTTTTTTTCCaaggaaaagaggagagagacaaatCTGGCGATATACCCAGCATTTTCCCTTATTCAAACTTATTTTCTATTCCGAAAAAATCAACCTCGGAAGATTTGTCAAGTGATGTTTTAAAACTATTGAAGGGAAAGATTTCTATACATGCAAGTGTGGTGGGAATTTCCCATGCCACGTCAATGGCAATGAAAAGAATGTTAAAATCCATATGGAGTCTATATGGTCAaggtaggaaagaaaaatacGCAAAAAAACCCTATGCTAGGAAATAGTACAGTGGCGTCATAGGGAACCTATTCCCCCTCAAGCCTTCTCACTGCCGCCTCCCGCTTCACCcttacatctctctctcctcttcccatCGCCCTCGTTTCACCCTTGCGCCTCTTTATCTCTATCTCTACCTCTCCCCTACCCTCTGCATATCTCTCCCTTCCCCCGCCCTTTACATCCCCATCCACTCTCCCTCTACATCTGCATTACCCTTGAAAAATTGAAAGGTCACCAACAAAAACTTTCACGTATGATTTTATGGTTATAAAAGATTCATTAGGgaatttcttcttctgtttttttctcaGAAAAGTTATTAGGCAATCCCCCTAAGTGATTTTTAACTAAGGACATAAAACTCAAATTTGATGTCTCTCTATAAATGAGAgatttaagagaagagagagagagagagaaacatgatTTTTAACTAGGGATATTGTTGCGACTGGAAAACAATTGATGATGGGATGTTTGCTCTACACAGTTAAATAAGAGGTAAGAGAGACCTAGAGCAGACTTCGGGAAACTCTCTGATGCCCAAGTCAGAAATTCGTGCGACGGTAGTCATGAGGTAGGGAGAAAGTAATAGTGTGCATGACTCTGTGTGTTATTGTCCTTTACCTTGACTCCCCCCTCTCTATTATAGAACATGATGGAGTAGAGTCCTGCTAAGAGATTGTTTCCCTGTTTGGACGGTTGGGGTCGGTTAAGAGATCATACCCTAGTGGATTTCTATCTTTAGGCGTGTAGATTCTCCTCCCTTTGAGGGGTTGTGTCAGTTTCCTTACTTAAGGAGATTTGAGTCTAAGTATGAGTATGCTAATAGGGGAAAGGTGAGATCTCCTTTGGATTTCGTGATCTATGGATATTCCTTTCCGCATGGGATTCTTTGATTTCCATCTACGTTAGTCAGTATACTATCTCGTGCCACATGTCGACCATTTGTTTACTGACTTAATTTTATGCTATCAAACATAAAGCTCAAATTTGATTCttctctctataaataagaggtttaagaagcacaaaagagagagagagagagagagagagagagagaagaatgggATCTACTAGAAGAGCTTCTTGAATATGGTTCCACTAGTTTCTAGAGGATAAGCCATGGAGTGGGAGTGGGGATGCAATGGGTGTGGAGTAGGGAGACAAATGCAAAGGGCAAGGGAGATGGGGGATATACAACGGGCGTCAAGGAGACAAATGCAAAAGGTGAAGTAGAAGGGAGGAGATGCATGTGGAATGGGGCTGTTGGAGATCACGATGGAGGGTCAGTGAAAGGGTGTAGAAATTCTAAAGTATCAGAGGAGAAAGCAAAGCAGAAGTTTGGActtccaaaaaatcaaaaagaaattctTGATAGGGGGAGTTTGGGTAATTATAGGGCAAGGGATCATCAAGGAATTACCTTAGAAATACATATCAAGAAATTTAGTTTTCGGAAATCAATGAATTTTTCAATTTCATGCACCAAATTATATCTGAATATATTCCACACTGTATATTTTCTATACCTAGATTTATTCATTATGCTATTAAAAGTTTTGTCGATGACACCATTCGTAAATTCCTAGTTGGAAGAAGGCATGCTATATAAAATAAGGGCAAGAGAACCCTGGACAGGATTCATTTCCCCTTATTCTTTTGGGAGAAGCATTAGAAGTAGTTTATGTTGttgaataattataaaaatgaaTTATCAAGAAGTAAGGGTTGTGATTCGTGCCTTACTGCAGAAAAAAAACCAAGACGATAGCAATAAGATCATAAAATGAAATTCTCAAAGATTTATTAATGAACTAATCCAaaagtggaaagaaagaaagaaagaaattgatGTAACAACGGAAACATCAGATGAAAATTGTTTCTCCTGACTAAATCAAATCCTCAAATTTTCTCTGAGTCTCAAAAGCAAGAACTCAATGATTGGCATTTGGCATTGGACGTGATAGTGGAAGTGCCACCATCCATATAAAAAGGATTTAATCATTTGAAAATGAACCACCAAATATGTGAATAAAATTCCAAAGCCAACCATACTTGAATACCCGCGTAtgtctccatccttctcatacTAGCATTATTAATTATTGTTGATTATAAATCATTATGTCTCcttttggttgtaaggggaagtCAAGGGAATatagaagtaaaattttcaaatttaaaaagtaAATTTTGTAGTTATTTATCTCATGTGATCatataattaatttaaaattatttcatttttttatttaattactaaatttcattttacttttgcATGTAAAATTCtttgtgttatatatatatatatatatatattatgaaatgtaaaataaaaactacatATAAGAtgtattattactaaatatggtaaaaaaaaattaagtaatttatataaACAATCACTTAGGATGATGATtacaaagtttcttttttaattttttaaatttcacttCACCTTCCTCTAAATTTCCCTTGCAGCCAAATATATCGGTCCTATCCTTTCTTCTatatttgttgaaaaaaaaaaaatcttaaactGTCAACCTTTCACCAGACATGTTGTAAGCCATTCATATAATGGTTTGCTTCACAGCCATTTCTGAATCATAAACATTTGGAACATGTAAAACACCGTGGATGGAGAATAGAAAGTTATTTTTCTAAGATGTGATTGGACTATGAAGTTATTATTTACGTCATATATTTTGGGGGGAGTTTCCTGTCCAGAAGCATGGGGGCCCTACACCACCACaaggaagcatcaacagggtGGGATTTCTATCTTTCATTGGGGTGGGCTGCTCATTTTGCCCCTCCTAAGTCTGGGGTGCCATATTCCTGGATAGAGTCCTTTTCCCTATCTTTcgatttgaataaaaaaaaagtacggTCCGATTAGGATACTGGGAATGGTTACTCATAACTTCaattggggtggggggaggaagGTTGGTAATCTCGGTTCTCGGATTGGAATTGGTTTTAACCAATATTGATCCAATACTATACTAGATCGCCTTGGATTGAGTTGGATTGGATGTCTGTACcccttttcttaaaaataaatcaatttttattaccTTTTAACCTTGGGTGATACCAGCAAATTGACATCATATTAATCAAGAATCCGAAATGATCTTGGCTGATATCAATCCGATGCAGGAAAATCCACTAATCATCCTGAGTAttaagaataatttttttttttgggcggggGTGATATCTTCCATGCCACAGTATTGGTGGCACAGTGAATGGTATGGTTTTGATGGGTCgcatatagtttttttttttgtggtacaGTCATGgtagaaggaaaaaataaaaaataaaaaaatcatgtgaGAGAGTGATaggt is a window from the Macadamia integrifolia cultivar HAES 741 chromosome 5, SCU_Mint_v3, whole genome shotgun sequence genome containing:
- the LOC122078013 gene encoding probable WRKY transcription factor 3, giving the protein MAQKEGGVSRTTAPPRPTLSLPPRSSFENIFIGGAGASPGPMTLVSNFFSDNDPESDVRSFSQLLAGAMGSPVAVTGFRPSLLTENSSKGRDTGDGVERDSRLKQSNPLSLVVAPSNFFTVPPGLSPATLLDSPGFFSPGQGPFGISHQQALAHVTAQAAQSQSQMHRQVEYASSLSAAPTASMAQHPSFPSDATTHEHAPVSSDSKSNVMESSDLSHSDQRSQPLTVDKPADDGYNWRKYGQKQVKGSEYPRSYYKCTFPNCPVKKKVERSLDGQVTEIIYKGQHNHQRPQSNKRGKESGNQNGNLHFQGNPEVGSQFQSGGLSRSSETLPASSVFRRDQESSQVTQEQLSESSDGEEMGDAETRAHEGDEVEPDPKRRHTEVQISEPPSSQRTVSEPRIIVQTTSEVDLLDDGYRWRKYGQKVVKGNPHPRSYYKCTNAGCNVRKHVERASTDPKAVITTYEGKHNHNVPAAKNSSHNTANNNFPQLRPPTAVTEKHSLLRTDIGNNEQQPVALQRL